A single window of Sphingobacterium sp. ML3W DNA harbors:
- the spt gene encoding serine palmitoyltransferase, giving the protein MSKGKLGERISQFKIVSELKAKGLYAYFRPIQSRQDTEVQIDGKRVLMFGSNSYLGLTTDERIIKASQDALAKYGTGCAGSRFLNGTLDIHVELEEKLSAYVGKESTILFSTGFQSNLGPLSCLTGRNDYILLDERDHASIIDGSRLSFSKVIKYAHNDMNDLRAKIARLPEESGKLIATDGIFSMEGDIVNLPDLIKIADEFDATVMVDDAHSLGVIGVNGAGTASHFGLTDSADLIMGTFSKSFASLGGFVSGDADVIEYLKHSARSVMFSASMTPASVASTLKALEIIQAEPQHIEKLWANTNYAKKLLLESGFDLGATESPILPIFIRNNEKTFWVTKMLQDDGVFVNPVVSPAVPAEESLIRFSLMATHSFDQIDEAIEKMVKVFKLADVESLI; this is encoded by the coding sequence ATGAGTAAAGGAAAATTAGGCGAGAGAATATCGCAATTTAAAATCGTTAGTGAGCTAAAGGCTAAAGGCTTATATGCTTATTTTAGACCGATTCAGTCGAGACAGGATACCGAGGTACAAATTGATGGCAAACGTGTTTTGATGTTTGGTTCTAATTCTTACTTAGGATTAACGACGGATGAACGTATTATCAAGGCTTCTCAAGATGCATTAGCAAAATATGGAACCGGTTGTGCTGGATCTCGTTTTTTAAATGGTACTTTGGATATTCATGTGGAGCTTGAAGAGAAGTTGTCGGCTTATGTGGGGAAAGAGTCTACTATTTTATTCAGTACAGGTTTTCAATCAAACTTAGGACCATTATCATGTCTTACAGGTCGTAATGATTACATTTTGTTGGATGAGCGCGATCATGCATCTATCATTGATGGAAGTAGATTGTCTTTTTCTAAAGTAATCAAGTATGCACACAATGACATGAATGATTTGCGTGCTAAAATTGCGAGATTACCAGAGGAAAGCGGCAAATTAATTGCAACGGACGGAATCTTCAGTATGGAAGGGGATATTGTCAACTTACCAGATTTGATTAAAATTGCAGATGAGTTTGACGCAACTGTCATGGTGGATGATGCACACAGTTTAGGTGTTATCGGAGTAAATGGCGCAGGTACTGCATCCCATTTTGGATTGACGGATAGTGCTGATCTAATCATGGGTACTTTCAGTAAATCATTTGCCTCTTTAGGTGGATTTGTTTCTGGAGATGCCGATGTAATTGAGTACTTGAAGCACTCCGCTCGTTCGGTGATGTTTAGTGCAAGTATGACCCCAGCTTCTGTAGCTTCTACTTTAAAAGCTTTGGAAATTATACAAGCAGAACCTCAACATATTGAGAAACTGTGGGCAAATACAAATTACGCTAAAAAATTATTATTAGAAAGTGGTTTTGATTTAGGAGCAACAGAAAGCCCTATTCTACCTATTTTTATTAGAAATAACGAGAAGACGTTTTGGGTTACCAAAATGCTTCAAGATGATGGGGTATTTGTGAACCCTGTTGTTTCACCAGCTGTTCCTGCAGAAGAATCATTGATTCGTTTCTCTCTTATGGCGACGCATAGCTTTGATCAAATTGATGAGGCTATCGAGAAGATGGTAAAAGTCTTCAAATTAGCAGATGTTGAATCTTTAATCTAA
- a CDS encoding CDP-alcohol phosphatidyltransferase family protein, producing MSGQKINKKLFQDRKRTNILSNPEQQFISYLVPRVPNWISSDGLTAIGLFGSLMIMASFILAKYLHIEYLLLGIVGFFVQWFGDSLDGRIAYYRDKSRKWYGFSLDIVMDWISTVMIGLGYVFYAKGNFELTGFVLVALYGWAMILSLLRYKVTDKYTIDAGIVGPTEIRVIICAVLLIEVFFVGTIHYLVMAICAILFIINTIDTKKLLDFGDIRDAEEKKGKESENL from the coding sequence ATGAGTGGTCAAAAAATAAATAAGAAACTTTTTCAAGATAGAAAAAGAACAAATATATTGAGTAATCCGGAACAACAGTTTATTTCGTATTTGGTCCCCCGTGTACCAAACTGGATTTCATCGGATGGTCTTACGGCAATTGGCTTGTTTGGGTCTTTAATGATTATGGCAAGCTTTATTTTAGCCAAATATTTACATATTGAATATTTGCTGTTGGGTATTGTCGGGTTCTTTGTACAATGGTTTGGTGATTCACTTGACGGGCGTATTGCATACTATAGGGATAAATCTCGTAAATGGTATGGCTTTTCTTTGGATATTGTAATGGATTGGATCAGTACGGTCATGATTGGACTGGGCTACGTTTTTTATGCAAAGGGTAATTTTGAGCTAACAGGCTTTGTTTTAGTGGCTTTGTACGGTTGGGCCATGATTTTATCTTTATTGCGCTACAAGGTTACGGATAAGTATACTATTGATGCTGGTATAGTCGGACCGACCGAAATCCGAGTCATCATCTGTGCGGTATTGCTCATCGAGGTATTCTTTGTAGGAACTATCCATTATTTGGTTATGGCAATCTGTGCGATTCTTTTTATTATCAATACCATAGACACGAAAAAATTATTGGATTTTGGTGATATCAGAGACGCTGAAGAGAAGAAGGGAAAAGAATCTGAAAATTTATAA
- a CDS encoding NAD-dependent epimerase/dehydratase family protein, with the protein MRKKILITGASGFVGYHLVQAAREAGLEVHAAVRKTSDVSEIKSFVDQFVYPDFKDKDAIKGLLEQEQYTYVVHAAAMTRAKNEKDLVDVNVGYSQHLADAVFESKIPLERFVFISSLAAIGPVAYDADPITEQNEYRPVTAYGRSKVLAERMLDKHADSKLSIIRPTAVYGPKEKDLFILFKTLNAGFDAYIGKTPQKLTFVYVKDLAHAILNACFFDAGGKKVYNITDGFVYDRYEMATIFKKYSAKSLFRFHLPFTLVKGVARVMELAYKNSNSIPVLYPERLNELTAPSWACDISLSKENIQYRPNYDLDAGLKLTLQWYRDHKWL; encoded by the coding sequence ATGAGAAAAAAAATCTTAATCACTGGCGCAAGTGGTTTTGTCGGTTATCACCTTGTTCAAGCTGCTCGTGAAGCTGGACTGGAGGTGCATGCTGCGGTGAGAAAAACCAGTGACGTTAGTGAAATAAAGTCTTTTGTCGATCAATTTGTCTATCCTGATTTTAAAGATAAGGATGCAATAAAGGGTCTTCTGGAGCAAGAGCAATACACCTATGTTGTTCATGCTGCAGCGATGACAAGAGCAAAGAATGAAAAGGATTTAGTTGATGTGAATGTTGGTTATTCCCAACATCTGGCTGATGCGGTTTTTGAGTCCAAAATACCTCTTGAACGTTTTGTTTTTATTAGTAGTCTGGCAGCTATAGGTCCCGTGGCCTATGATGCCGATCCGATTACTGAGCAAAATGAGTATCGCCCTGTTACGGCTTATGGTAGGAGTAAAGTGTTGGCGGAGCGTATGCTTGATAAGCATGCTGATAGTAAACTTTCCATTATTCGTCCAACTGCGGTATATGGGCCGAAAGAGAAGGACCTTTTTATATTATTCAAAACTTTAAATGCGGGTTTCGATGCTTATATCGGAAAAACACCGCAGAAATTGACTTTTGTTTATGTAAAAGATTTGGCTCATGCGATCCTAAATGCTTGCTTCTTCGATGCAGGAGGTAAAAAAGTGTATAACATTACTGACGGATTCGTTTATGACCGTTATGAAATGGCTACAATATTTAAGAAATATAGTGCTAAATCTCTATTCAGATTTCACCTTCCATTTACGCTAGTTAAGGGTGTAGCACGGGTGATGGAGTTGGCCTATAAAAATTCGAATTCAATACCCGTATTATATCCAGAAAGATTAAATGAATTGACAGCTCCAAGTTGGGCATGTGATATCAGTTTGTCAAAAGAAAATATTCAATATAGGCCTAACTATGATTTAGATGCAGGACTGAAGTTAACACTTCAGTGGTACCGTGATCATAAATGGTTATAA
- a CDS encoding GtrA family protein produces the protein MNAKLKEFFRAQLSAFVGGLSDFGIYTVCYKLLSFSPAFSNVISGSLGAIVNFVINRYWSFNNTSTPLGKQLSKFVIVVAGSIILKSSGIYLLDDQWHLHPLLCKVIVEIVVSLGFNYTLQRFWVFKK, from the coding sequence ATGAATGCAAAACTCAAAGAATTCTTTAGGGCACAGTTATCAGCTTTTGTAGGTGGTCTTTCAGATTTTGGAATTTATACAGTTTGTTATAAGCTGCTGAGTTTTTCACCAGCGTTCTCAAATGTTATCAGTGGCTCTTTAGGAGCCATTGTTAATTTCGTTATTAATCGTTATTGGTCTTTTAATAACACATCTACTCCGTTAGGCAAGCAACTTTCTAAGTTTGTTATCGTTGTTGCAGGAAGTATTATTTTGAAATCATCTGGTATTTATTTGCTGGATGATCAGTGGCACTTGCACCCCTTATTGTGCAAGGTTATTGTGGAGATTGTTGTTTCTTTAGGTTTTAATTATACTCTCCAACGTTTTTGGGTTTTCAAAAAATAA
- the smpB gene encoding SsrA-binding protein SmpB — translation MAISSDINIKNKRASYEYNLLDRYVAGIRLLGTEIKSIREGKATINDSFCNFFHDGLYLRNMHIAEYSHGSFYNHEAKRERQLLLTKKELKKLRLKGEEKGFTIVPLRIFISPRGFAKVEIALAQGKKDFDKRDTIKEREGKRELDRIMKK, via the coding sequence ATGGCAATATCATCAGATATCAATATAAAAAATAAAAGAGCCTCATACGAATACAACCTGCTTGACAGATATGTTGCAGGGATTCGATTATTAGGAACTGAGATTAAATCAATTAGAGAAGGGAAAGCGACTATTAATGACAGCTTTTGCAACTTTTTTCATGATGGTCTTTACTTGCGAAATATGCACATTGCAGAATATTCACATGGTTCTTTTTACAATCACGAAGCAAAACGTGAGCGTCAGTTGTTGCTAACAAAAAAAGAATTGAAAAAATTACGTTTAAAGGGGGAGGAGAAAGGTTTCACGATTGTACCGTTACGTATTTTCATCAGTCCCAGAGGATTTGCAAAAGTAGAAATCGCGCTAGCTCAGGGTAAAAAAGACTTTGATAAACGCGACACGATCAAAGAAAGGGAAGGAAAAAGAGAGTTGGATAGAATTATGAAAAAATAA
- a CDS encoding LacI family DNA-binding transcriptional regulator has product MKKLTLKDIAKALNLSVPTISKALSDSHEINKDTKEKIVAYAQQHNYQHNALARSLKTGKTNIIGVIVSTISNSFFSEILEGIEESSLFQHYNIIIMQSRESPDIEKKCIDILYSKGVDGILISPVSHDANLTYLQQLHNSSCPIVIFDRINYGLDTFKIGIDNKKAAKKATEELISRNYRNILHITGLSNGVTNERLAGFQDALKINKITFQESNLLRCDLSHIQVVEDEILNKLDELKNQHKSPDAIFTATDLLTNRTIGLLAQQKIKIPEEIALIGFSNTNYAFSFNPPLTCISQPAKKIGKLAFEKMIEILEFRLKKREVVYETITLDADIIIRESI; this is encoded by the coding sequence ATGAAAAAATTAACTCTTAAAGATATTGCAAAAGCGCTAAATTTATCAGTCCCTACCATTTCCAAAGCCCTTTCCGACAGTCATGAAATCAATAAGGATACAAAAGAAAAAATTGTAGCATATGCACAACAGCATAACTACCAACACAATGCTTTAGCAAGAAGTTTGAAAACTGGAAAAACAAATATCATCGGGGTAATTGTATCTACAATCAGTAATTCATTTTTTTCGGAGATCCTTGAAGGAATTGAAGAATCATCGCTTTTTCAGCACTACAATATCATTATTATGCAAAGCAGAGAAAGTCCCGACATCGAGAAGAAATGCATTGATATATTGTATTCAAAAGGTGTAGATGGCATATTGATTTCACCAGTATCCCACGATGCCAATTTAACCTACTTACAACAACTGCACAACTCCAGCTGCCCTATTGTGATATTTGACCGTATCAACTATGGTCTAGATACCTTTAAAATAGGCATAGACAATAAAAAAGCGGCAAAAAAAGCAACAGAAGAGCTCATCTCCAGAAATTACCGTAATATCCTACACATCACAGGACTGTCCAACGGGGTAACGAATGAAAGACTGGCGGGTTTTCAAGATGCCTTAAAAATCAATAAAATCACTTTTCAAGAAAGTAACCTTTTAAGATGCGACCTATCACATATACAAGTTGTAGAAGATGAAATATTAAATAAATTAGATGAATTAAAAAATCAACATAAAAGCCCCGATGCAATTTTTACCGCGACCGACTTGCTTACAAATCGTACAATAGGTCTATTAGCCCAACAAAAGATTAAAATTCCTGAGGAAATTGCCCTGATTGGCTTTTCAAACACCAATTATGCATTTTCATTCAATCCTCCCCTTACCTGCATTTCTCAACCAGCTAAAAAAATAGGAAAACTTGCTTTTGAGAAAATGATTGAAATTTTAGAATTCCGCCTTAAGAAAAGAGAAGTTGTTTATGAAACGATAACGCTAGATGCTGACATTATTATTAGAGAATCAATCTAA